Below is a genomic region from Bacillus carboniphilus.
AGATCTGGATTTACACGGGTAGCCCCGATGAGGAATTGAACACCATCATGGAATCTACCGATTGGGCTCCCCTTTCTTCAGAAAATAGTGCCGGAAAAGAAAAATGGATTAAGATTATGCTTTCACAGACTGATTTGGTTAACCCCTACCTTTTTCAACAAAAGTCTCCAGCTTATTTTGAAGTCTATCAAAATGGTCAGGAAATCTATCAATATGGGAAGCCAAACACGGCGGATCCAAGAATTCAAAACAGTTTCCGTTGGGACCTCTATCCTGTAAATCCAGAACAACCAGTATATATAAAGGTTCATGGAAACGTTCCAACGATACAAATTGGTAGTAAGGATACCATTCTAGAATCCATGATAAAAAAGGACCTGGTGCGCCTTTTAGCCAACAGCGGAACACTCATGATTGCCTTCCTTTCCCTGTTCGTTTTTCTATTTAACAAAAAACAAAAGCTTTCCCTATATTTTGCTGGCTCCGCTCTTTCCTTATCCATCCTTGGTTTTCTTAGAGTGGATACCAAACAGCTTTTGATGGATGAAGCACTCGTCTATTTTTATATGAATATGTTCTTTTCGATCCTCGGCCCAGCGTGCTTGATTCTATTTTTATCCGTACTGTTTTCAGACAACTATAAAAAACGAGCTACCCTAATTGCGAAACTTTTCATGATGATGGGTGCCTGCGCGGTTCTTTTGGTGACCCTATGGCCGAATGCTCTGCCAATTACAATACCATTCTTAAATATCTTCTTACTCATCACCATGGTGACCGTTATTGGGATGCTTGCCCGTGCTTATTTTAAAAGTAGAAAAAGAGCTCTAGGAACTGCCATGCTCGGAATTGGGCTCTTTATTTCATTCTATGTATTTGGGATTCTATTGAACCAAAAGGGCTGGAATGTCGGCATTGACTTTGGGCTTTTAGCCAATTACTCCTTGGTGTTTGCTTGTGTGGGAATCATCATTCGAAGCTTTATGGAGCTTCATAAAAAAGTGGAGAACTATGCGGTTGAGCTTGAAAAAGAGGTCAAGGAACGGACAGATGAGTTAAGAGATACGCACCACCAGCTTCTTCAATCTGTCCAAGAAAGTGCGACGACGATGCTGGAGCTCTCTGCTTTAGAAGAACGAAACCGGATCGCGCATGAAATTCATGATTTAGTCGGACACACCTTGACCACAACGGTATTGCAATTGGAAGCGGCAAAAAGATTGATGGATAAACAGCCAGAAGGAGCAAAAGAAAAGCTGGGACTTTCCCAGGATCTTGTTAGAAAGGGTTTAGATGAAATTAGGAGCTCAGTTAGACTACTAAAAGATGCGGATTGGAGCTTTGATTTAAAGAGGTTTTTACAAAACTTGATTCAAGAAACTAGGCAGCATAGTGACGTACACATCCAATACGAGATCGATGAACTTCCGGAGTTAACGACCTTTCAAAAATACTCCATCTTTCTAGCCCTAAAGGAAGGCTTAACAAATGGTATGAAGCATGGTCAGTGTGACCTCTTCCACTTCGAGTTACGTTATAAGGAAAATAGACTTGAATTTATTTTAAAAAACAACGGGAAGCCCATTACCAATCAACCTCATGGCTTTGGGTTAAAAAGTATGGAGGAACGCGCTAACCAGTTAGGTGGAACTGTTCAAAAATACAGTGAAGATCCTTGGGGATGTGTACTTGAATTGACTATTCCCCTTTAATCCCTAGTTCTTTTAGGAAAAGTAATAGCTTACTGCGGTCACTCGTACCCATTTTGGAATAAAGCGTGCTAATGTAATTTCGGACCGTGCCTTCTGAGATGAATAGGGCCTTGGCAATTTCACGATTGGTGTAGCCTTTCACTATTAAGCTAGCAATCTCCTTTTCTCGATCGGTCAGTTCTACTTGCACATTGTGTAGGTTCGGGATGGGAGAGGCATATTGATTCATTTGAAATAGCCTAGAAGCTAGCTTTGCAGCAATGGGTCCTTGAAGGATGAACTGCCCGTTGGCTGCGTCCCGAATCGCATTCAACAAACGATCGCCGTGCATATCCTTTAATAAATAACCCGTCGCACCATGAGCCAAGCACTCTACAATATCCTCTTCTTCTGCAAAAGTAGATAAAATCAAAATCAAGGTGGAAGGAAAATCTGCCTTGATTTTTTTCGTGCCCTCAATTCCATTCATCACTGGCATTTTGATGTCCATCAGCACGAGATCTGGTTGCAAAGTTTTGACGAGATCATACGCTTCCTGCGCATGACTGGCCACGCCGACCACTTCAAAGTCATCCTCAAGATTTAAGATTACTTCCAGTGCATCTCTAAGTAAGGTTTGGTCATCGACCAGTAGGATTCGGATTGGGTTCATAGTGGCCTCCAAGGGATTACTAAATTATGTAATATTATATTACAGAATAAACCTGAAAGGCAGATATAAGCGATAAAATAGTTAAAAAATGCCTGACCCCCGGTAAGTTAATCCGTTAGCGTGTTGGGGTCAGGCACAAAAAATCCAATATTTAATTTAACTTTGTGCTCCATTCAAATTTGCTTCAAATAAATCTATGATTTCTAAGAACCTTTCAGCTTCTCTAAAGGTATGGTCTGCTAATAGTGGATGGATATTGCTTTTAATTCGGCAGGCTTCTATTAGCTCTCTTGCTGTTTTCTTAAAGTCTCTCAATGAGACTACTGAAACTCTATTTTGGTCTAAAAATTGACTAAGAATAGGTTTAGTTTCAGATTGTGGTCGCATTGAATCCAAATCTATCGCTTGAAAAAGGAGTTGGTCAAAATCATGACTAAACTCTCTCGCCTGGTCCACTAATTTTCTTTCTGAAGGGTCTAAAAGATGTCCAATAAACTTAGCATGGTCAGCCATAATTTTTAAGAAAAATACATTTTCTTCAATAACATCATCCGGGGTTGGGGCTAATTTTCCTTCATTTAGTTCTTTTAATCGATTAGCAAAGTATGCAGCTTCTCTACTAATATGGTCAACTAATAAAGGATAATTGTTGGAACGGATTTCACATCGTAAAGTTAATCCTAATACTTTTCTTTTGTAACTCCATATGGCAGCAGCCGCTTGATATA
It encodes:
- a CDS encoding sensor histidine kinase, with translation MFISRCLCIIILMFFALLPFQSVSAEESEQIWIYTGSPDEELNTIMESTDWAPLSSENSAGKEKWIKIMLSQTDLVNPYLFQQKSPAYFEVYQNGQEIYQYGKPNTADPRIQNSFRWDLYPVNPEQPVYIKVHGNVPTIQIGSKDTILESMIKKDLVRLLANSGTLMIAFLSLFVFLFNKKQKLSLYFAGSALSLSILGFLRVDTKQLLMDEALVYFYMNMFFSILGPACLILFLSVLFSDNYKKRATLIAKLFMMMGACAVLLVTLWPNALPITIPFLNIFLLITMVTVIGMLARAYFKSRKRALGTAMLGIGLFISFYVFGILLNQKGWNVGIDFGLLANYSLVFACVGIIIRSFMELHKKVENYAVELEKEVKERTDELRDTHHQLLQSVQESATTMLELSALEERNRIAHEIHDLVGHTLTTTVLQLEAAKRLMDKQPEGAKEKLGLSQDLVRKGLDEIRSSVRLLKDADWSFDLKRFLQNLIQETRQHSDVHIQYEIDELPELTTFQKYSIFLALKEGLTNGMKHGQCDLFHFELRYKENRLEFILKNNGKPITNQPHGFGLKSMEERANQLGGTVQKYSEDPWGCVLELTIPL
- a CDS encoding response regulator transcription factor, giving the protein MNPIRILLVDDQTLLRDALEVILNLEDDFEVVGVASHAQEAYDLVKTLQPDLVLMDIKMPVMNGIEGTKKIKADFPSTLILILSTFAEEEDIVECLAHGATGYLLKDMHGDRLLNAIRDAANGQFILQGPIAAKLASRLFQMNQYASPIPNLHNVQVELTDREKEIASLIVKGYTNREIAKALFISEGTVRNYISTLYSKMGTSDRSKLLLFLKELGIKGE
- a CDS encoding DUF2935 domain-containing protein, with amino-acid sequence MGDPIVARSLDEIRFWSRIMKEHALFLSLGFTYEQQQLIDEANQFITLFERIEEKLSRFTVNSDLRQVQAFNTEVYQAAAAIWSYKRKVLGLTLRCEIRSNNYPLLVDHISREAAYFANRLKELNEGKLAPTPDDVIEENVFFLKIMADHAKFIGHLLDPSERKLVDQAREFSHDFDQLLFQAIDLDSMRPQSETKPILSQFLDQNRVSVVSLRDFKKTARELIEACRIKSNIHPLLADHTFREAERFLEIIDLFEANLNGAQS